CGCGGATCTTCCCTATACCGTGGAAAAAGACGACGAGGGCGTCTACGTGGTGGAAGGACCCAAGATCGAGAAAATGCTGGGTTATACCAATCTGGATTCGGAGAAGGGATTTGCTTTCTTCCAGAAGTTCCTGAAGGATACAGGGATCCTGGATGAGTTGGAAGCCGCCGGTATCCAGGAGGGAGACACTGTACGGATGTACGGGCTCCAGTTTGATTACTATAAATAAGAAGAGGAGCACATGAAATGACCACAAAGCAAAGAGCTTATCTCAAAAGCCTTGCCATGACCATGGAACCTATTTTCCAGGTGGGGAAGAACAGTATCACTCCGGAACTGGTAGGGGCGGTGTCCGAGGCCCTGGCGGCCCGGGAACTGATCAAGATCAGCGTTCTCAAGAACTGCGCGGACGATCCAAAGGAGCTGGCTCAGATCCTGGCAGAGCGCACCCGCTCCCAGGTGGTGCAGGTGATCGGCAAGAAGATCGTCCTGTACAAAGAAGGCAAGGATAAGAATAAAAAGATCCAGCTTCCATAGGAAGAGGAGAGAAGGAAGGGCATGAGAAAGATCGGCATTATGGGAGGGACTTTTGATCCTGTCCACAACGGACATCTGATGCTGGCGGACACGGCTTACCGCCAGTTTAATCTGGATCAGGTCTGGTTTTTGCCCAACGGGAACCCTCCCCACAAGAAAGAAGAGAATATCGGGACAGACGCCCGGCACCGCAGCCGGATGGTGGCTCTCGCCATTCAGGGCAGAGATTACTGCCGTCTGGAAGAATATGAAGTGCGGCGCAGGGAGGTTTCCTGTTCCTATCAGACTCTGGAGCATTTTCGGAAACAGTATCCGGAGGATGAGTTTTATTTCATCATCGGGGCGGATTCCCTTTTCGCGATAGAGACCTGGGTCCATCCGGAGCGGATCTTTCCGGCCTGTGTGATCCTGGCCGCCTGCCGGGACGACCACGACAGTCTGGAGGAGATGAA
This window of the Massilistercora timonensis genome carries:
- the nadD gene encoding nicotinate-nucleotide adenylyltransferase is translated as MRKIGIMGGTFDPVHNGHLMLADTAYRQFNLDQVWFLPNGNPPHKKEENIGTDARHRSRMVALAIQGRDYCRLEEYEVRRREVSCSYQTLEHFRKQYPEDEFYFIIGADSLFAIETWVHPERIFPACVILAACRDDHDSLEEMKAQIGHLETVYPKARIRLLRSPLIPVSSSEIRRKIRAGLSIAEEVPGEVEAYIKEEELYEP
- the yhbY gene encoding ribosome assembly RNA-binding protein YhbY, which produces MTTKQRAYLKSLAMTMEPIFQVGKNSITPELVGAVSEALAARELIKISVLKNCADDPKELAQILAERTRSQVVQVIGKKIVLYKEGKDKNKKIQLP